TTCCATCGACTTGTCGGGTTTTGCCACCCTGTACATGGACAAACTGCAACAGCTAAAGTCACTGTACCGGGGGCTGGAGCACGAAGATGAAATGGTCGGCTACCTGCCCCATTGCACCTTTAACTTAAACAATCGCGCCGCCAGTATCGATACGCCGCTACACGCCTATATTCCCTACGACCATGTCGATCATTTACACCCGGATGCGGTGATTGCTATTGCCTGTACCAAAGACAGTCGCGCCCTGACCGAAGAGATCTTCGGCGGTGAGTTGGGCTGGTTGCCGTGGCAGCGCCCCGGCTACGACCTCGGCCTGAAATTGGAAACTCTGTGTAGGGAGCGTCCAGATATCGAAGGCATTGTGCTCGAAGGGCACGGTCTGTTCACCTGGGGAGACAAGTCCAAATCGTGCTATCTAAACTCTCTGGATGTGATTCAAAAAGCCGCGGATTGGCTGGCGCAAAAGAACACCGGTGTGGCCTTTGGTGGGTCGGCTTACGACAATCCCTTGTCTGCTTCGGAGCGCGATGCCGTCGCGACAAGGCTGATGCCATTGATTCGCGGCAAGATATCAACGGTTCAGCGTAAAGTCGGTCATTGCAATCAGTCTGATGAAGTGCTGGCCTTTGTTAACGCCAATGACCTACGCCCCCTGGCGGCACTGGGCACCTCCTGCCCGGACCACTTCCTGCGTACTAAAATTCGTCCACTAGTGCTGGATTTCAACCCCACGGCCGATGACTTGGAAGCGGAGTTGGCCCGTTGTGTGGAAGGGCTGGATCAGCAATTGGAGGCCTACCGCACCGACTACGCTGACTACTACAACCGCTGCAAGCGTGACAATAGCCCGGCCATACGCGATACCAATGCCGTGGTCTACCTGGTGCCAGGTGTGGGCATGATCACTTTCGCCAAAGACAAAGCCACCGCCCGTATCGCCTGTGAGTTTTACGTCAATGCCATCAATGTGATGCGCGAAGCCAACGGCGTTAGCGAGTATGTTGGCCTGGATGAACAGGAAGCCTTTGATATTGAGTACTGGCTGTTGGAAGAGGCCAAGCTGCGGCGCATGCCCAAACCCAAATCTCTGGACGGACAGGTGGCCTTTATCACCGGCGGTGCCGGTGGTATCGGCAAGGCCACTGCCCGCCGCCTGCTCAACGAAGGCGCCTGTGTGATCCTGGCAGACATTGATACCGAGGCGATGGTGAGTGCCAAACAGGAGTTGAGCGCCGACTACAGTCAGGATGTGGTGAATACCGTGTTGTGTGATGTGACCAGCGAAACCAGTGTAACCGCAGCAATGGCGTCCAGCGCCCTTGCCTTTGGTGGTATCGATATCCTTGTATCCAACGCCGGTATTGCTAGTTCCGCTGCACTGGATGAGACCAGTCTTGAGCTTTGGAATCGCAACATCAACATCCTTGCCACCGGGTACTTTCTTGTCAGCCGCGAGGCCTTCAAACTATTGAAGGTGCAAAACATCGGTGGTGCCTTTGTATTTATCGCAAGCAAAAACGCACTGGTGGCCTCACCCGATGCCTCCGCCTACTGCACCGCCAAAGCGGCTGAAATTCAACTGGCCCGTTCGGTGGCTCTGGAAGGTGCACCGCTGGGCATCCGCTGCAACGTGGTCAACCCCGATGCGGTCCTGCGCGGTTCCAAAATCTGGACCGGTAAATGGCGTGAAGAACGAGCCGCTACCTATAAACTGGGCCAACAGGAGTTGGAAGAACACTACCGCAACCGCAGTCTGCTAAAGCGCAGTGTTTTCCCGGAGGACATTGCCGAGGCCGTGTATTTCTTCGCCTCCGAGCAGTCTGCCAAATCTACTGGCAACATTATTAACGTTGATGCCGGCCACGCACCTTCATTCACACGCTAGGGGAGAGGCAGTATGAATAACCCGCGCATTCCTCAAGCACTGATCAGCTAAATGTGGTGCGGAAGGGGGGTGGCCCCCACGCTCTTGTGAGGCACAAGCTCCTGAGACTTGTGCCAAGCCTAGTCACACCCTGTCTCTATTAACAAAATTTGTCACAGCTAGTCAGAGGTGTGCGCGTGTGACGGAAGAATGGCCACAAATGGCCACACGCCTTACCGTCGCCCATCAGTACAAGTAGAGCGCTTCGGCTTTACTTGGTTGTCGGTTTATTGATTCGATTAATGACTTTCACTGTCGCGTACCAAACGATGGCAGTGACAATGACAGTCGAGACTAACCAAACTTCAAGCCAGGTCATGCGCTCATTCTACATTTCTTGATGGGTTCATTGCGGTAGAATCGAGCTCTCCAATAACATCGTCGGCGATTCTAGAGGAATCCTATGGCCGGTCGCCACACACGTCACATCGTTCTTACCATTTACGCCACCGTGGTGCTGAGTGTGGTTTCGTGTGTGCCACAAGATCCGCCGCCGCAGGAACTGACGCCAGAGGAAATCGAAAACTTAGGAATTGACGCCCCTCGCAGGACACAG
Above is a window of Vicinamibacterales bacterium DNA encoding:
- a CDS encoding bifunctional rhamnulose-1-phosphate aldolase/short-chain dehydrogenase: MTSKLENLWSDDRAKAMSDSELLQYRSNLLGSDLRITNYGGGNTSAKLLVNDGLSGEPTRVLWVKGSGGDLSSIDLSGFATLYMDKLQQLKSLYRGLEHEDEMVGYLPHCTFNLNNRAASIDTPLHAYIPYDHVDHLHPDAVIAIACTKDSRALTEEIFGGELGWLPWQRPGYDLGLKLETLCRERPDIEGIVLEGHGLFTWGDKSKSCYLNSLDVIQKAADWLAQKNTGVAFGGSAYDNPLSASERDAVATRLMPLIRGKISTVQRKVGHCNQSDEVLAFVNANDLRPLAALGTSCPDHFLRTKIRPLVLDFNPTADDLEAELARCVEGLDQQLEAYRTDYADYYNRCKRDNSPAIRDTNAVVYLVPGVGMITFAKDKATARIACEFYVNAINVMREANGVSEYVGLDEQEAFDIEYWLLEEAKLRRMPKPKSLDGQVAFITGGAGGIGKATARRLLNEGACVILADIDTEAMVSAKQELSADYSQDVVNTVLCDVTSETSVTAAMASSALAFGGIDILVSNAGIASSAALDETSLELWNRNINILATGYFLVSREAFKLLKVQNIGGAFVFIASKNALVASPDASAYCTAKAAEIQLARSVALEGAPLGIRCNVVNPDAVLRGSKIWTGKWREERAATYKLGQQELEEHYRNRSLLKRSVFPEDIAEAVYFFASEQSAKSTGNIINVDAGHAPSFTR